AATAGAAAACGGAATTGGCTTTTTGGTAAAGTTAGCTTCAAAGGCTATCTAAAAATGGTATTGTCTTTTATGAATGCATTTTTATAGCGTTCACTAAAAGGTACCTTTTCAGCATTTTCTAGAATTATTAAATTATCTTCAAAATAAATTTCTTTAATCTTTTTAAGGTTGACTAAGTAATTTCGATGTACTTGTTTAAAGTCAGGATTAGACAACATTTCTTTCATTTTGATTAGAGAAAGTTTAATAAGGTATCTTCCTTCATTACAATGTAAGCTACAGTACTTTTCTTTCACTTCTACATAATTAATAGCAGTGACATCTACTTTAGAGACGCTTCTCCCTTTTTTTACAAACAAAAATGAAGGACTTACCACGGCACTTTCCTCATTATAACTAATGCTATTGGATTGCTCATAACATGATTCAATAGCCAACTCTAATGAATACAATAACTCCAATTTATTATAAGGTTTTAATAAATACACCATTGGATTGGTCAACTTTGCTTCATCAAATATCGCTCTACTTTGCATACTCGTTAAAAACAAAAACGGAAGGTCTATTCCTTCTTTATTCATACGACTCGCAAGCTCTATTCCTTCAGGTTTCCCATTGATCATAATATCTAAAATGACCACATCAAAAAAGCGATTCTTTATCTCCTTTTCTGCCTCAATAATATTTCTTACTCTGACAACCTCATAAGTGTTCTCTTCTAAAAAAGATATAAGCTCATTGGCTTCACTATCTAAATCTTCTAACAATAATAATCTTAACGCGTTCATTGGGAGACATTTTATACTTTTTGTAAAACTATTTTCACGGTAGTTCCTTTTCCTAACTCACTACTAAAAGTAAGTTTTCCATTATTTTTCTTAATTAATGTTTGACATAAAATTAACCCTAAACCAACTCCTTCAGATCGATCTATCTTATCAATTGATAAATCAGTTAATGCATTAATTTTTTGCAACTGTTCTTTAGATATTCCTATTCCAGTATCATGGATTTTAATATACGAAAATTCTTCCGATTCTTTTCCAGCACTTATTTTTATACGCCCTTTTCCATCCATATACTTAATAGCATTGTCTATTAAGTTACGTACGACAATCTTAATAGATTCTTTATCTATTTTCACTAATTGATTTTCAACTTCACTACTAATAGCTATTTCTTTGGCTTCCATCAACGTACCATAATCAAATAATATATGTTCTATCAAAGGCTTCAAAGCATGCTCTCCTTGATTAAACAATAACTGATTACTTTGTTCTAAAGACCAATGCAATACATTGTTTAATAAATGGCTGGTACTTTTAGTTACCGCAATAGCAGTATTATTGGCTTCTTTGATTCCGTCTATATCTTTAGTATCAATATGTTTTTTTAATTGTTCATGTTGATACTGAATGGTATTCATTGGTGAACGTAAATCATGAGAAACCACCGAGAACAGATAATTTTTTGTTTTATTGGCAATATTTAGGTCTTCCTTTTGCTGGGTAATAAGCACATTCTGCTTCTTCAATTTTTTATAGAGAAATGCTAAAAACCCAAGGAAAATTAACAAACCTGAGGCTCCAGCAATTAAACTATGCTGAACTACTCTCTGTCTTTTGATTTTCTCGTCTTGTAAAGCTATTTCACTTTCTTTTTGTGCAACTGCTAATTGTTTATCCTTTTCGGTAAGTTCCCAAATTTTATCTCTATTAAACAGAGAATCCTTCCATTTAATAAACTCTCGATAATACTCTACGCTTTCCTTATAACGTTTACGGTTACGTTCTACGACCGCCATATTTTGTGCGGTGAACTGCTTTAACTCAACATCTGAAAATAACTTTGCTAAATCATAAGCCTCTTGAAACAAAGGAATCGCATCATCATCTAAATATTGATTATAATATACATTTGCTAAATCCATTTTTGCTCTTACTAAAGAAAGTGTATCCTCCTTATTTATTAAAGCTAATTCTTTATCAAAGTATTCTCTTGACTTATCATACTCTTTTTTATGTACGTAACATAATCCTATATTATGATAAGCCTCTTTTCTTCTAGATTTCTTAGTCCTTTCTTTAAATTTTTCCCATTCAAGGTAATATTTTAATGAAGAATCATAATCTTTTAAACTTAAATAAATTCTCGCAGATTTTAAACGCTTCAAATTAGGGTAATTTCCATAATCAGAAATTTCAGACATACTAGCTAATGCCTTTTTTAAAAGTCTTTTTCTAATAGCACTAATACCCAATATATAATTTAAAATATCCTTTTCGTCTTGAGATTTAACTTTATCAATTGCTTTTGAACTATAAATATAAGACGAATCGTACTGCTTTTTTACAAAAAATGTATAAGCAGTACAAAATTCTTCTTTTTTTTCTTCACAAAACCTCTTCGCATTTATATCTAAAATACTTTTCTCTGTTTGTGAAACTAAAGACTGTGTAGTAAATAATAGAAATAAAAATACCTTAATCTTCTCCATCAGCTGGCATAGTCACTGTCCCTCTATCTGTTTCTGGATCTTCATCTTCATCTCTTACCCAAACAACATCAGCAGAAGCCCCAGATATCACCTGATAGGTAAATTGGATATAGTATAAATCAAACTTCTCTGCTTCTTCCGCACAATTAAACTCTACACGAAATTCTCTTCCTTCTAACGTATCAAATCCTCCTTGTTTATTCAAAACTTGCACTGAATTGATACCATAGTAGTTTAAATAGATTTGATTTCCTTGTAATTGCAACCCACTGGTATTTTCTACTGGATTTAGAGTATTGTCAGGTAAATAAGCTAATACGGTTACCGTATAAGGTGTACCATTACCTCCTTCTATACCCGACATATTTACCAAAGGCCCTGTAGGTTTATTAGCCGCTTCAATGTTAGTATCAAATTTTCTGAAATCTTTTAGCGTTAATGTTACACCATTAACCGTCACTGGGTTCCCCATAGTTGTATATTTAGTTTAGTTAGACAAACTAAATTTACAATAAAAATTGAAAGAAAAAAGAAAATGATGGAAGTTCCTAAAAATATCTTTTCTAAAAAAAACTTAAGCCTCTGAATCTAAAGACACAATAAAATCTTTGTTAAGCATTCTCAAATAACAGTTCTACATATGCTCCATTAGGGTTCTTATACACTTCTTGTGTCTTTCCTTGTTGCAATACGTTTCCGTTTTGTAAGACTAAAATTTCATCAGATACCTCTAAAGCATCTTTAATATCATGAGTCACAAAAATAGCCGTGGTATTGGTTTGTTTTAAGATGGTTACAATATCTTGTCGTAACTGATTTCTTAAAATCACATCTAGATTACTAAAAGGTTCATCTAATATTAATAATTCTGGATTTGGAGCAATGGCTCTTGCTAATGCTACTCGTTGTTGTTGTCCACCTGATAATTCATGTGGATAGCGTTTTTCCATTCCTTCTAACCCCACTAAAGCTAACACTTCTTTTACTCTTTCTTGCTTATGAGGGTTTTTAGAAATTCCATAAGCAATATTCTTAAAAATTGTCAAATGTGGAAATAAAGCATAATCTTGAAAAACCATACCTACATTTCTATACTGAGGTTCAACAAAAACTGTATCAGATGCTACTAGGGTATTGTTTAATTTAATATTACCACCATCTAAGGTTTCAAGTCCTGTGATTAATCGAATCAAAGTTGTTTTACCACTACCACTTTCTCCTACAATTGCTAAAATTTTTCCTGCTTCTAACTCTAAAGAAACTTCATTTAAAGCAACTACTTTTCCTTTATTAAAAGTTTTACATGCTTTTTGTATTGTTAATAATTGCTTCTCCATTAGTTTTCTTTAGATATTAAACGATTTAAAAATAACACTGGTATTACGCCTGTGAGGATTATAAATAATGAAGGCAATGCTGCCTCTGCAATTAATTCATCACTCGCATATTCGTATGCTTTTACCGCTAGGGTATTGATATGATACGGTTTCAAAATTAAGGTTAATGGTAGTTCTTTCATTACATCTACAAACACCAAAATCAATGCACTTAAAATGGCTGATTTTAATAAAGGGAACTCAATTTTTAAAAAGGTTTGTATATTTCCTTTTCCTAATGTTTTTGAAGCCTCTGATAAACTCTTTCCAAACTTTAACGAACTTGCTTCTATAGGATTGTATGCCACCGCCATATATCTTACAACATATGCATATAGTAACGCCAAAATGGTTCCGTTAATAATAAATCCTATTTTACTATCTAATACATCTCTAAAAAACAACACTAGCCATTTATCAATAAATAAAGTAGGTATTAATACCCCTACAGCAATTACTGCTCCTGGGATTGCATATCCAAGTATCCCAATTTTTGCTATTGATTTTATCATTGATAATCGATTCCATTTAGATAAAAAGATCAATAGTAAAGCAAAAAGCACAGTTAATAGTGCTGATAAACTTGCTATTCCTAAACTTTGAAGAGATACTATTAAAAAATCTGTTGTAAACACTTCCGAATAGGTTAAAAACGCCCAATACACCAATTGTAAAACAGGCAATACAAATCCGAAAAATACAGGAAAGCAAACGATGCTTAAAAAAAGTATTCTCAATCCTTTGGATACATTTTCCTTTTGAACTTTTTTATGGTTTTTTATTGCATTGAAATACCCAATTCTTCTTCTTTGCCATTTTTCAACCATAATTAATAGAAATATAATCCCTACTAAAATTGCCGATAAATAAATAGCGGTTTCTGGTTCTTCCAAAGAAAACCATGCTCTAAATATACCCGTAGTAAACGTATTGATTCCGTAGTATTTTGCTGCTCCATAATCGTTTAACACCTCCATTAAAACCAAAATTAAACCTCCAACAAAAGCGGGTCTTGCCAAAGGTAAAATTAGTTTGAAAAAGGTTTTTCTTTCACCCGCTCCTAGCAATTTTGAAGCTTCTATAATACTACTTGATTGATTTAAAAAGAACGCCCTTGAAGCTACATATACATAAGGATACAATGATACACTTAGCACGAAAATCAATCCGAAGTGATTCATTACATCAATCTTCAAATGAAATAGTTTTTCTATAACCCCTCCATAATCAAAAACTCCTGCATAGGCATATGCAGTAATATAAGAGGGTATTGCTAATGGAAGTATTAACAACCACTCTAATTGTTTTTGAAAAGGAATATGATAGCGAGATACAATCCAAGCTGAAGAGATACCAAACACTAATGTCAAAATACTTGTACCTACAATTAACCAAACAGAGTTTTGAATGTAATTCGGTAATAAGGTAGTAACCAAATGACTCCATGTTTCCCCTGGTCCATAAAACAAATTGATAAAAATAGTTACAATGGGTATGGCTATAAACAAAACAATGGTCAATAAAAATATTGACCATTTATTTGTATCTCTTTGTATGTTTTGAATATACTTTATCACTTAGGTTCCATACATTAATGGATTACAAAGATATTGATTATTTCCATGCTGCTTTATCAAAAACTAACACTGCATTTTTATTGTTTTCTCCCAGCTTAGTTAATGATAAGGTATCTTCTTTAAAATCTCCCCATGACTTTAATAAATCAGATGGTTCAACTTCTTTGTTTACAGGATATTCATAATTAGCTTTTGCAAAAACCTCTTGCGCTTTTTTACTTGCTAAAAACTCAATAAACTTAATCGCATTTTCTTTGTTTGGTGCATATTTAGCTACTCCTGCTCCACTTACATTAATGTGCGTTCCTCTATCATCTTGGTTAGGAAAGAATATTTTTACTCCTTCTCCTGCTTTTACTTCTTCAGGGTTTTTAGAGTTTACTAACTTTCCAATATAATAGGTATTTACAACCGCTACATCTCCTTCTCCTGCTACTACAGCTTTTACCTGATCTCTATCATTTCCTTTTGGAGAACGTGCCATGTTGGCAACCATTCCTTCTGCCCATTCTGTTGCTTTTTCTTCTCCGTTATTAGCAATAATTGATGCTAATAATGATTGATTATAAATGTTCCCTGAAGAACGGATCAATATTTTGTTTTTCCATTTATCTTCTGTTAACGCTTCGTAAGTTGATAAATCTTCTGGCTTAACTTTTTCTGGATTGTATACAATTACTCTTGCTCTTTTTGTTAATGCAAACCAGTTATTATCAACATCTTTCAAATGTGTAGGAATCGTTTTATCTAAAAACTCAGAAGTTGCCGATTGTAACAATCCTTTCTTCTTAGCTCTTACTAAGCGACCAGCATCTACAGTAATTAAGACATCTGCCGGAGATAATTCTCCTTCTGTTGTCATCTTTTGCATTAACTCATCCGCTTTCGCATTTACCACATTTACCTTGATACCTGTTTCTTTTTCAAACTGAGCAAACAATTCTTGGTCTGCTTTATAATGACGGTGTGTATATACGTTTACTTCTTCTTGCTTCTTTTCTTCTTTCTTTTGCTCTGTTTTACAAGCTGCAAATGCCACTAGTAAAAGGAATGCTGAAAATATTTTTCTCATCTTAAAAATGGTTTTTCGCCTAAAAGCGATTTCTTAATTATTAAATTTTGATTTGTAAAGTAACATACCAGTTTCTTGGAGCTGAAGGAATAATTCCTGGCCCTGGATATCCTGTGGCTCTTCTGGTAAAGTATTTTTCATCCAACAAGTTATTAACTCCTGTTTCTAATTTAAACATCTTGTATTTATAAGAAAACGATACGTCAAATACACTATATGCAGGAATAACTCCATTAACTCCACTTAAACTTGGAACTACAGAGTTGGAAGCATCTGTAAATTGTTCTGATAAGTAGGTGTATTGAAAACTAGAAAGGAAGTTCTTATATCCAAATCTTACTCCTGTTTTAAAGTTTAAATCTGGAACAAATTCAACTTGATTATTTTCTATTCCGTTAATTTGCGATTTGGTATACTTGGAGTTAATAAAAGAAGTATTCGCAAAATAATTGAAGCTAAAATCGTTGTTTATTCTAAATAATTCTTTCAAGTTAACATCAAATAAACTCTCTATTCCTAAAATACGTGCATCTCCTACATTTCCTCTTTCTTGTACTACTCTACCGTCTGCAAGTCCTTTAGATACCAATCCTATTCTATCGTTATAGAATAATCCAAACAACCCAACATCATACGAAACTAGCCTTTTAAAGTTTCCTCGAATTCCCAAATCCGCTGTAAATCCTTTTTCATCTGAAATGTTAGGATTAATTGTAAATGATGGATTCACAATGTTTAAATCTGAAAAAGTTACAGAACGATAGTTTTGAGAAACATTACCATAAAATTCAATAGAATTATTTGGTTTATAACTAGCTCCTAATCCTAATAAAACGAACGAACGCTCGTTTGATTCATTACTAGTTACAGTTTCGTTTAATATTACATTTCCAGCTCCATCTTTATTTATTCTCTTAAAGAAACCATCGCTTTCCGTTTTTATATATTCAAAACGTACCCCTGGAGTTATTGATAATTTATCATTCAAATAAAAGATATTTTCTCCAAAAATGGCAATATTTTGATTTGGGTTGTTGTAGTTTGATTGTGATGAATAATCAGGATATGTATCTAAAGCTGAAGTAAAGTTAGCATCACTTCCGTTGGTTCCAGGCCCTTGTACTGATGTATTTTCTGCCTTATAAAATTTCGCTCCCACTAAGAAAGTCGCATCTTTATTAAAAATGGTATATTTATCTAATAAACGAGCTTCAAATCCAAAGTTTTTAAAATCTCCAGTTATTAAATCTCTTTCTTCTCCACTATCCACTTGACTTACTCTGTTAGTTCTAAACCCTAATGCTTTTCTTGAAGCATCTAACCCAAAGAAATTAAATGTAAAACTAGTGTTTTCAGAAAATTGATGTGACAATTTCAAATTATACAGAAACCAATCTACCTGAAACCAGTTTCTCGCTCTATTACTTTGAAATGGATTATCAGCAAACATAGCATCTGTTAAACCTCCAGCTTGTTGTGCTAAATATTTCAAGTACGTAATTTCTGCTTCTAGCTTGGTTCTGTCCGAAAATTCATATCCTAAATGTACAAACGCATTTTTTGAGTCAAATTCAGAATTCGGTCTAAAACCATCTCCCTGCTTGTAGTTATAATATCCATAGTAGCTTACTTTGTTTGAAGTTCCACCAATACTTGTAAAATTGGTAAATAAGTTATTACTTCCTACCGTATTTCTGGTTAAAATTTCAAAAGTTTTGTTTGGGTTTGGCTTTTTCATGACAAAATTAACCAGTCCTCCAAACTGCGTTCCATATTGTAAAGATGCCGCTCCTCTAACAATTTGAATTTCATTCAGTGCTTCTGCTGGAGGTGTATAATAACTTTCTGGATATCCTAATACATCTGCACTAATATCATATCCATTTTGACGTGTGTTGAAATTAGAAGTTCTATTAGGGTCTAATCCTCGTCCTCCAATATTTAATTGTAAACCTGCATCGTCATTTTGAAAAATGTTTAACCCTGCTACTTGACTATAAATTTGTCTTGCATTATTAGATGCCAACGCAGCTGTTGCCTGATTTACCAAAACAACTTCTGTCTTTTTACCTGCATAAATAGCAGTTTGCTCAACATCTTTTAATCTTGTAAGCTCAAATACTTTTTTCCTTTGCGCATTTATAACAATTTCAGAAAGTTCTTCTGAAAAAGAATTCAATACTATATCAAATGAAGTAGTATCATTAACTTCTATCTCTACCTCCTTTAGTTTATACGCATCTAAATAGAATAGTAAACTAAGTTTATTCTTATCGGTTAGAAACTCATAATATCCTTTTGAGTTTGTCTCCGTCAAAAACTTACCTCCACTCAGATAAACTTGAACTTTATTTAATTTTTTCCCAGTATCAGAAGTTATTATTCCCGATACTTTCTGTTGACCTATTAAGGTCGATGTACATGCAAATAGTATAAAAACTATTAATTTAAATTCCTTTAATTTTAATTTCATGATTAAAAGGTAATATCCAATCTTTATGTTTAAAAGATTCTTTTTGTTTGTATAAATCTATCTTAGGATTAATATATGGTTGACTTGCTCTTCCGTTCAAAGCTACAAAGCTTTCTACGTATATTTCAATATTTTCATGACCATCTTTTTTAAAATGATCTCCTAAATAATGCGCATATTCTAAAATGAAATCAGGTTGAAAACTCATCTGCTTTTCCTGAAAAGATGTTAAAAAATCAGAATTATCTACGTAAAAATACTTCCCCGTTTCAGCATCTACTACTTTAAAATTTGCATAACCCGCTTTTTCCATCAACATAACTCTCCATGAAAATCTAAAGCCTTCTTCTGTCCAAAACAATTCTCCGGGATATAATAAATAGCGCCATGGTAATAATACCTGAATCAGTAAGAAAGTTGCAATAAACCTAACTAGTATTTTACTTTGTATAGAAGAGAGTTTATACTCATTAATTTGTTGAAGCTTGCCATTTGAAATGGATAAAATTTTCTTCAAGATGTTTAAAATCTTAATATGTAAAGAAGCATCAAAAAAGATCAACGTACTAACGATCATTATAAAGGGAAACATCCCTATAGGAAACAACACCCTTGTAAATACATGAAAGAAAACAACCAATCCAAAAGCTAGTAATCTTGTTCTTTTATAAAGTAGTAAAAATGGTATTGCAAGATCATAGATAGCTCCACACCAGCTCATTGCATAATGAAACCATTCTTGTTGCATTATATTATTTCCTATAATGGGCAGGTCGTATTTAGATGGCAGCCAAATTTTTAAAGGCTGTGCTCTAAACAACCAATCTGAATTTAACTTTGCTAAACCTGCATAGAAATAAACAATTCCCAGCATAATTTTAATACTATCAATTGACCATTTAGGTATGTTTAAATACTCTTTTCTACGTTTGTACGCATCTATAGAAAAATAGGCATTTGCAGGTAAAAATATTAAAAGAAAACTCAATAAACTTATAAAGTAATAATGGTTTAAATAGGTAGTTTTATCCATTAATTCTATATAAGTAAAGCTCAAGAAAAATGAAATTATGGCCAATCGATACTTAAGTCCCAATGCCACAAAGATTGCTGAAACTCCACATACAACAAACAGCAAATAGGTATAATTTCCAATGGGTTTTACCCATTCAAACCCATAGAAAGAAAAGTGAAAAGTAGGTTCTAAATAAAGTTTTTCAATCCATCCATTATACCAAAAACGTATAATACTTAAAGTCATCATCACTCCAAATAAAATACGAAAAACCGCTAAAGGAGCGGCACTTGTATATTTTGAAAAGTATTTATTGAATGTCATCTTATATAAAAAAACTGCCTGTTTACATATTACAGGCAGCTTTCAAATATCTTATTGTATATTAATCTCCATCTGCATCCACATAATCAACACTTACATTAAAGGCTTGTAACATATCTACCTTTAACAGCACTACTGCTTTTTGCAGTTCATCATATGCTTTTAACATTTCCGTGTTGTTTGTGTTTATTTGCTCATAAAAGTTAGCATTTAAACCATTTATCTGAGTTTTGGCTAAACCGAATTGATTGTTAATTTTAGTAACCAAATCTCCTTTATTTAAAGCTTCCAAATAAGTTTTAAAACTAGCACCTGAACTCACAGCATTAAATTTTGTTCCATTAAAGAAACTTTGAACAGCTGTTAATGCTTCTAAACTTAATTCTTTTGAAGATGTTTTCTTATAAAACGCTTCTACCTTTTCTGGTAAAGTTGTTGCTGAAAAATTACCTGCTGGTATTCCTACTTTGTTTGCTCTTAATCCCTTTTCATAATAGTAAATGAAAT
The sequence above is a segment of the Tenacibaculum sp. 190130A14a genome. Coding sequences within it:
- a CDS encoding LytTR family DNA-binding domain-containing protein, with amino-acid sequence MNALRLLLLEDLDSEANELISFLEENTYEVVRVRNIIEAEKEIKNRFFDVVILDIMINGKPEGIELASRMNKEGIDLPFLFLTSMQSRAIFDEAKLTNPMVYLLKPYNKLELLYSLELAIESCYEQSNSISYNEESAVVSPSFLFVKKGRSVSKVDVTAINYVEVKEKYCSLHCNEGRYLIKLSLIKMKEMLSNPDFKQVHRNYLVNLKKIKEIYFEDNLIILENAEKVPFSERYKNAFIKDNTIFR
- a CDS encoding tetratricopeptide repeat-containing sensor histidine kinase; amino-acid sequence: MEKIKVFLFLLFTTQSLVSQTEKSILDINAKRFCEEKKEEFCTAYTFFVKKQYDSSYIYSSKAIDKVKSQDEKDILNYILGISAIRKRLLKKALASMSEISDYGNYPNLKRLKSARIYLSLKDYDSSLKYYLEWEKFKERTKKSRRKEAYHNIGLCYVHKKEYDKSREYFDKELALINKEDTLSLVRAKMDLANVYYNQYLDDDAIPLFQEAYDLAKLFSDVELKQFTAQNMAVVERNRKRYKESVEYYREFIKWKDSLFNRDKIWELTEKDKQLAVAQKESEIALQDEKIKRQRVVQHSLIAGASGLLIFLGFLAFLYKKLKKQNVLITQQKEDLNIANKTKNYLFSVVSHDLRSPMNTIQYQHEQLKKHIDTKDIDGIKEANNTAIAVTKSTSHLLNNVLHWSLEQSNQLLFNQGEHALKPLIEHILFDYGTLMEAKEIAISSEVENQLVKIDKESIKIVVRNLIDNAIKYMDGKGRIKISAGKESEEFSYIKIHDTGIGISKEQLQKINALTDLSIDKIDRSEGVGLGLILCQTLIKKNNGKLTFSSELGKGTTVKIVLQKV
- a CDS encoding ABC transporter ATP-binding protein, translating into MEKQLLTIQKACKTFNKGKVVALNEVSLELEAGKILAIVGESGSGKTTLIRLITGLETLDGGNIKLNNTLVASDTVFVEPQYRNVGMVFQDYALFPHLTIFKNIAYGISKNPHKQERVKEVLALVGLEGMEKRYPHELSGGQQQRVALARAIAPNPELLILDEPFSNLDVILRNQLRQDIVTILKQTNTTAIFVTHDIKDALEVSDEILVLQNGNVLQQGKTQEVYKNPNGAYVELLFENA
- a CDS encoding iron ABC transporter permease, whose product is MIKYIQNIQRDTNKWSIFLLTIVLFIAIPIVTIFINLFYGPGETWSHLVTTLLPNYIQNSVWLIVGTSILTLVFGISSAWIVSRYHIPFQKQLEWLLILPLAIPSYITAYAYAGVFDYGGVIEKLFHLKIDVMNHFGLIFVLSVSLYPYVYVASRAFFLNQSSSIIEASKLLGAGERKTFFKLILPLARPAFVGGLILVLMEVLNDYGAAKYYGINTFTTGIFRAWFSLEEPETAIYLSAILVGIIFLLIMVEKWQRRRIGYFNAIKNHKKVQKENVSKGLRILFLSIVCFPVFFGFVLPVLQLVYWAFLTYSEVFTTDFLIVSLQSLGIASLSALLTVLFALLLIFLSKWNRLSMIKSIAKIGILGYAIPGAVIAVGVLIPTLFIDKWLVLFFRDVLDSKIGFIINGTILALLYAYVVRYMAVAYNPIEASSLKFGKSLSEASKTLGKGNIQTFLKIEFPLLKSAILSALILVFVDVMKELPLTLILKPYHINTLAVKAYEYASDELIAEAALPSLFIILTGVIPVLFLNRLISKEN
- a CDS encoding Fe(3+) ABC transporter substrate-binding protein, which produces MRKIFSAFLLLVAFAACKTEQKKEEKKQEEVNVYTHRHYKADQELFAQFEKETGIKVNVVNAKADELMQKMTTEGELSPADVLITVDAGRLVRAKKKGLLQSATSEFLDKTIPTHLKDVDNNWFALTKRARVIVYNPEKVKPEDLSTYEALTEDKWKNKILIRSSGNIYNQSLLASIIANNGEEKATEWAEGMVANMARSPKGNDRDQVKAVVAGEGDVAVVNTYYIGKLVNSKNPEEVKAGEGVKIFFPNQDDRGTHINVSGAGVAKYAPNKENAIKFIEFLASKKAQEVFAKANYEYPVNKEVEPSDLLKSWGDFKEDTLSLTKLGENNKNAVLVFDKAAWK
- a CDS encoding TonB-dependent receptor domain-containing protein; protein product: MKLKLKEFKLIVFILFACTSTLIGQQKVSGIITSDTGKKLNKVQVYLSGGKFLTETNSKGYYEFLTDKNKLSLLFYLDAYKLKEVEIEVNDTTSFDIVLNSFSEELSEIVINAQRKKVFELTRLKDVEQTAIYAGKKTEVVLVNQATAALASNNARQIYSQVAGLNIFQNDDAGLQLNIGGRGLDPNRTSNFNTRQNGYDISADVLGYPESYYTPPAEALNEIQIVRGAASLQYGTQFGGLVNFVMKKPNPNKTFEILTRNTVGSNNLFTNFTSIGGTSNKVSYYGYYNYKQGDGFRPNSEFDSKNAFVHLGYEFSDRTKLEAEITYLKYLAQQAGGLTDAMFADNPFQSNRARNWFQVDWFLYNLKLSHQFSENTSFTFNFFGLDASRKALGFRTNRVSQVDSGEERDLITGDFKNFGFEARLLDKYTIFNKDATFLVGAKFYKAENTSVQGPGTNGSDANFTSALDTYPDYSSQSNYNNPNQNIAIFGENIFYLNDKLSITPGVRFEYIKTESDGFFKRINKDGAGNVILNETVTSNESNERSFVLLGLGASYKPNNSIEFYGNVSQNYRSVTFSDLNIVNPSFTINPNISDEKGFTADLGIRGNFKRLVSYDVGLFGLFYNDRIGLVSKGLADGRVVQERGNVGDARILGIESLFDVNLKELFRINNDFSFNYFANTSFINSKYTKSQINGIENNQVEFVPDLNFKTGVRFGYKNFLSSFQYTYLSEQFTDASNSVVPSLSGVNGVIPAYSVFDVSFSYKYKMFKLETGVNNLLDEKYFTRRATGYPGPGIIPSAPRNWYVTLQIKI
- a CDS encoding HTTM domain-containing protein; translated protein: MTFNKYFSKYTSAAPLAVFRILFGVMMTLSIIRFWYNGWIEKLYLEPTFHFSFYGFEWVKPIGNYTYLLFVVCGVSAIFVALGLKYRLAIISFFLSFTYIELMDKTTYLNHYYFISLLSFLLIFLPANAYFSIDAYKRRKEYLNIPKWSIDSIKIMLGIVYFYAGLAKLNSDWLFRAQPLKIWLPSKYDLPIIGNNIMQQEWFHYAMSWCGAIYDLAIPFLLLYKRTRLLAFGLVVFFHVFTRVLFPIGMFPFIMIVSTLIFFDASLHIKILNILKKILSISNGKLQQINEYKLSSIQSKILVRFIATFLLIQVLLPWRYLLYPGELFWTEEGFRFSWRVMLMEKAGYANFKVVDAETGKYFYVDNSDFLTSFQEKQMSFQPDFILEYAHYLGDHFKKDGHENIEIYVESFVALNGRASQPYINPKIDLYKQKESFKHKDWILPFNHEIKIKGI